In the genome of Nocardioides marmoribigeumensis, one region contains:
- a CDS encoding DUF5667 domain-containing protein, whose translation MTSLIGARRRAEEFDAALRSPATDTAAELQPLLSVVAALRSHEAPAPRADFAASLREQLMAEAAEVLAPSTPLALPPRRRGARERRLTIAASAFVLIGGTAGMAAAAQSSAPGDALYPLKRGLENVDRTLQRDDAAKGHAFLSQADARLDEAAVLAGRDATTQEIGTSLRSFSTQATAGSDLLLGSFQEKQDPALVRDVRSFTADSLDALAALGAVAPADLSDEIAQVGFVLQGIDAAAAQACGSCSDLPALQVPEDMQLTAEVQRATKQVQIRKPDNSHPAPAVRLPLSEPSTGTSTDGSGGATGGDQTTAGGGLPTSPLDSQKEDVGTALPKDPQDLLGAVDDATGGLVGSVGDKVGETTDKLLPKTDPSTSPDDLLK comes from the coding sequence ATGACCTCCCTGATCGGCGCCCGCAGGCGCGCTGAGGAGTTCGACGCGGCCCTTCGTTCCCCCGCGACCGACACCGCCGCCGAGCTGCAGCCCCTGCTCTCGGTCGTCGCGGCCCTGCGGTCGCACGAGGCCCCCGCCCCCCGGGCCGACTTCGCAGCGAGCCTGCGCGAGCAGCTCATGGCCGAGGCGGCCGAGGTCCTCGCGCCGTCCACGCCCCTGGCACTGCCCCCGCGCCGCCGCGGAGCCCGCGAGCGCCGCCTCACGATCGCCGCCTCGGCCTTCGTCCTCATCGGCGGCACGGCCGGCATGGCCGCCGCCGCCCAGAGCTCCGCCCCCGGCGACGCCCTCTACCCGCTCAAGCGCGGCCTGGAGAACGTCGACCGCACCCTCCAGCGCGACGACGCCGCCAAGGGACACGCGTTCCTGTCCCAGGCCGACGCCCGCCTGGACGAGGCCGCCGTCCTCGCGGGCCGCGACGCCACCACGCAGGAGATCGGCACCAGCCTGCGCTCGTTCAGCACCCAGGCGACGGCCGGCTCCGACCTGCTGCTCGGCTCGTTCCAGGAGAAGCAGGACCCCGCGCTCGTCCGCGACGTCCGCAGTTTCACCGCCGACTCCCTCGACGCCCTCGCCGCCCTCGGCGCCGTCGCGCCGGCCGACCTGTCCGACGAGATCGCCCAGGTCGGGTTCGTCCTCCAGGGCATCGACGCGGCCGCGGCCCAGGCGTGCGGCAGCTGCTCCGACCTCCCGGCGCTCCAGGTCCCCGAGGACATGCAACTGACCGCCGAGGTCCAGCGCGCCACCAAGCAGGTGCAGATCCGCAAGCCCGACAACAGCCACCCGGCCCCGGCCGTGCGGCTGCCGCTCTCGGAGCCCTCGACCGGCACCTCGACCGACGGGTCCGGCGGTGCGACCGGCGGCGACCAGACCACGGCCGGGGGCGGCCTGCCCACCTCCCCGCTGGACAGCCAGAAGGAGGACGTCGGGACCGCGCTGCCCAAGGACCCGCAGGACCTCCTCGGCGCCGTCGACGACGCCACCGGCGGCCTCGTGGGCTCGGTCGGCGACAAGGTCGGCGAGACCACCGACAAGCTCCTCCCCAAGACCGACCCCAGCACGTCCCCCGACGACCTGTTGAAGTGA
- a CDS encoding lysophospholipid acyltransferase family protein — translation MPDAEIIPLGTRGRPGRGTGRDKPSSSSRDLWSPRKDTDPPRQDGEGTDPVEETRPTEPVEQAEATEPEPTEPTEPTEPETAEAPGLLREPRVGEPVTGEAGDAAIHTLQPLGGRADAGVVPGVVLGNDRPGTKVGPLGLGELLPVLRGAAERVFGEDADRRLAEMLAFLRRRVTGDYTVDEYGLDSEFVDRFVMEALRPLATKWFRIEVRGAENIPRDSGALVVANHSGTVPVDGIMTMFAVHETTGRHLRPLGADLVFRLPFVSEVARKAGATLACNEDAHRMLSNGELAAVWPEGFKGIGKPYSERYKLQRFGRGGFVSAAIRTGVPIVPCSIVGAEEIYPLVGNIPSLARLLGVPYIPITPFFPLLGPLGLVPLPSKWIIEFGEPVRTDSYDPGAADDPMLVFNVTDQVRETIQQTLYALLMRRKSVFH, via the coding sequence ATGCCTGACGCAGAGATCATCCCCCTCGGCACCCGCGGCCGTCCGGGCCGAGGCACCGGCCGGGACAAGCCGTCCTCGTCCTCGCGCGACCTGTGGTCGCCGCGCAAGGACACCGACCCCCCGCGCCAGGACGGCGAGGGGACCGACCCGGTCGAGGAGACCCGGCCCACGGAGCCGGTCGAGCAGGCCGAGGCGACGGAGCCCGAGCCGACCGAGCCGACCGAGCCGACCGAGCCGGAGACCGCCGAGGCGCCCGGGCTGCTCCGCGAGCCCCGCGTCGGCGAGCCGGTCACCGGCGAGGCCGGCGACGCCGCGATCCACACCCTCCAGCCCCTCGGGGGCCGGGCCGACGCCGGCGTGGTGCCGGGCGTCGTCCTGGGCAACGACCGGCCGGGCACCAAGGTCGGTCCGCTCGGGCTGGGCGAGCTGCTGCCGGTGCTCCGCGGCGCCGCCGAGCGCGTCTTCGGCGAGGACGCCGACCGGCGCCTGGCCGAGATGCTGGCCTTCCTGCGTCGCCGGGTGACCGGTGACTACACCGTCGACGAGTACGGCCTCGACAGCGAGTTCGTCGACCGGTTCGTGATGGAGGCCCTGCGCCCGCTGGCCACCAAGTGGTTCCGCATCGAGGTCCGCGGCGCCGAGAACATCCCCCGCGACAGCGGTGCGCTGGTCGTGGCCAACCACTCCGGCACGGTCCCCGTCGACGGGATCATGACCATGTTCGCCGTCCACGAGACGACCGGGCGCCACCTGCGTCCGCTCGGGGCCGACCTGGTGTTCCGGCTGCCGTTCGTCAGCGAGGTCGCCCGCAAGGCCGGGGCCACCCTCGCCTGCAACGAGGACGCCCACCGCATGCTCAGCAACGGCGAGCTTGCGGCGGTGTGGCCCGAGGGGTTCAAGGGCATCGGCAAGCCCTACTCCGAGCGCTACAAGCTGCAGCGCTTCGGCCGCGGCGGCTTCGTCTCGGCCGCGATCCGCACCGGCGTGCCGATCGTGCCCTGCTCGATCGTCGGCGCCGAGGAGATCTACCCCCTCGTGGGCAACATCCCCTCCCTGGCCCGGCTGCTCGGCGTGCCCTACATCCCGATCACGCCGTTCTTCCCGCTGCTGGGCCCGCTCGGACTGGTGCCGCTGCCCTCGAAGTGGATCATCGAGTTCGGCGAGCCCGTCCGCACCGACTCCTACGACCCCGGTGCCGCCGACGACCCGATGCTGGTCTTCAACGTCACCGACCAGGTGCGCGAGACCATCCAGCAGACCCTCTACGCGCTCCTCATGCGGAGGAAGTCCGTCTTCCACTGA
- a CDS encoding NAD-dependent epimerase/dehydratase family protein, with the protein MTGTSGASSPTGRIVLVTGVSGVLGGRLARRLSDDPGVARVIGVDVVPPRGDLGSVRFVRADIRNPVIAKVITQDDVDTVVHTSVASSPDVLGGRVSMKEHNIIGTMQLLAACQRAPGLERLVVKSSAEVYGSSNRDPAMFTEDMGPRRVPRTGYGKDVLEIEGYVRGFARRRPEVTVTVLRNAPLLSPTTPTALSDYLTLNPIPKVMGFDARIQMLHYDDLVGALHHATLAGVAGTFNVAGEGVLPMSQAVRRLERLVLPVPGFALSGFGSAVRRARLGMGSFSPDQLAYLTYGRGLDTSRMRNVLGFEATRTTEETLGEFARAHPPALLRTHPVVTVENTVTGLLGGTHA; encoded by the coding sequence ATGACCGGCACTTCGGGCGCGTCGAGCCCGACCGGGCGCATCGTCCTGGTCACCGGTGTCTCCGGCGTCCTCGGCGGACGGCTGGCGCGCCGTCTCAGCGACGACCCCGGGGTCGCTCGCGTGATCGGCGTCGACGTCGTCCCGCCGCGCGGTGACCTCGGCTCGGTCCGCTTCGTGCGCGCCGACATCCGCAACCCTGTCATCGCCAAGGTGATCACCCAGGACGACGTCGACACCGTCGTCCACACCAGCGTGGCGAGCAGCCCCGACGTGCTCGGCGGGCGGGTGTCGATGAAGGAGCACAACATCATCGGCACCATGCAGCTGCTCGCCGCGTGCCAGCGCGCGCCGGGGCTCGAGCGGCTCGTGGTCAAGTCCAGCGCCGAGGTCTACGGCTCCTCCAACCGCGACCCGGCGATGTTCACCGAGGACATGGGACCCCGCCGGGTGCCCCGCACCGGCTACGGCAAGGACGTCCTCGAGATCGAGGGCTACGTCCGCGGCTTCGCCCGGCGGCGGCCCGAGGTGACCGTCACGGTCCTGCGCAACGCCCCGCTGCTCTCGCCGACCACGCCGACCGCGCTCAGCGACTACCTCACCCTCAACCCCATCCCCAAGGTGATGGGGTTCGACGCGCGCATCCAGATGCTGCACTACGACGACCTCGTCGGCGCCCTGCACCACGCGACCCTCGCCGGCGTCGCGGGCACGTTCAACGTCGCCGGCGAGGGCGTCCTGCCGATGTCGCAGGCCGTCCGCCGCCTCGAGCGGCTCGTGCTGCCGGTGCCCGGCTTCGCGCTCAGCGGCTTCGGGTCCGCCGTACGCCGCGCGCGGCTCGGCATGGGCAGCTTCTCGCCCGACCAGCTGGCCTACCTCACCTACGGTCGCGGGCTCGACACCTCCCGCATGCGCAACGTCCTGGGCTTCGAGGCCACCCGCACCACCGAGGAGACCCTCGGCGAGTTCGCGCGGGCCCACCCGCCGGCCCTCCTCCGCACCCACCCCGTCGTGACCGTGGAGAACACCGTCACGGGTCTCCTGGGAGGCACCCATGCCTGA
- a CDS encoding 30S ribosomal protein bS22, with protein MGSVIKKRRKRMAKKKHRKLLKKTRVQRRRLGK; from the coding sequence GTGGGTTCCGTCATCAAGAAGCGCCGCAAGCGCATGGCCAAGAAGAAGCACCGCAAGCTGCTCAAGAAGACCCGCGTCCAGCGTCGCCGTCTCGGCAAGTGA
- a CDS encoding CAP domain-containing protein, producing the protein MTIAATTRRILIAIIAVLASGFAVLGGTTASADAASLSYIRSIAPNTYEARVITWINRERTARGLVPVKGQTCTDYYAERWSRYLGRSLTFFHQDLDPFFDRCHARYAGETLARGAVSPKEIVNLWMHSDGHRAILLSKSPRRIGVGAFLDSRGDWLVAADFTRF; encoded by the coding sequence ATGACCATCGCCGCGACCACTCGTCGGATCCTCATCGCGATCATCGCCGTCCTCGCATCGGGCTTCGCCGTGCTCGGGGGCACCACCGCCAGCGCGGACGCCGCCTCCTTGAGCTACATCCGCTCGATCGCCCCCAACACCTACGAGGCACGGGTGATCACCTGGATCAACCGCGAGCGGACCGCCCGCGGCCTGGTGCCGGTCAAGGGCCAGACGTGCACGGACTACTACGCCGAGCGCTGGAGCCGCTACCTCGGTCGCAGCCTGACGTTCTTCCACCAGGACCTCGACCCGTTCTTCGACAGGTGCCACGCCCGCTACGCCGGCGAGACCCTCGCCCGCGGCGCGGTCAGCCCCAAGGAGATCGTCAACCTGTGGATGCACAGCGACGGCCACCGGGCGATCCTGCTGAGCAAGAGCCCCCGCCGCATCGGCGTCGGCGCCTTCCTCGACTCGCGCGGCGACTGGCTGGTCGCGGCCGACTTCACCCGCTTCTGA
- a CDS encoding helix-turn-helix domain-containing protein, translated as MADNSPGDVSGVKFLTVAEVATVMRVSKMTVYRLVHSGELPAVRVGRSFRVPEDQVNEYLQRSYFQTG; from the coding sequence ATGGCCGATAACAGCCCCGGGGACGTCTCCGGAGTGAAGTTCCTGACCGTGGCCGAGGTGGCCACCGTCATGAGGGTGTCCAAGATGACGGTCTACCGCCTCGTCCACTCAGGAGAGCTCCCCGCCGTCAGGGTGGGCCGCTCCTTCCGGGTGCCCGAGGACCAGGTGAACGAGTACCTCCAGCGGAGCTACTTCCAGACCGGCTGA
- a CDS encoding acetoin utilization protein AcuC — MSTGCTACTVFEPSLVEYDFGASHPMNPVRVDLTMRLAEALGVVGGTDLRVVPAPVADDDLVATVHDRALIESVRRIGEDPTRTDLVRGLGTDDNPTFAGMHHASAHVVGATVEAARRMWSGEVQHAANVTGGLHHAMPDRASGFCVYNDVAVAIRWLLAQGAQRVAYVDVDVHHGDGVEKVFWDDPRVLTISLHETGQMLFPGTGFPHDVGGPGAEGSAVNVALPPGTSDAGWLRAFHAVVPPLLREFRPDVLVTQHGCDSHTEDPLAHLMLSVDGQRASYAALHDLAHEVAGGRWLATGGGGYAVVDVVPRAWTHLLAIVAGTPLDPATDVPQAWREEVRGRLGRPGPLLMTDGRTPVYRDWEQGYDPASWLDRAIQATRTSVFPLHGLDPVL; from the coding sequence GTGAGCACGGGATGCACGGCCTGCACCGTCTTCGAGCCGAGCCTGGTCGAGTACGACTTCGGGGCGAGCCACCCGATGAACCCGGTCCGGGTGGACCTCACCATGCGGCTGGCCGAGGCGCTGGGCGTGGTCGGCGGGACCGACCTGCGGGTCGTCCCCGCTCCCGTGGCCGACGACGACCTGGTCGCGACCGTGCACGACCGGGCGCTGATCGAGAGCGTCCGCCGGATCGGCGAGGACCCCACACGCACCGACCTGGTGCGCGGGCTCGGCACCGACGACAACCCGACCTTCGCCGGCATGCACCACGCCTCGGCCCACGTGGTCGGCGCGACCGTCGAGGCCGCCCGGCGGATGTGGTCCGGCGAGGTGCAGCACGCCGCCAACGTCACCGGCGGCCTCCACCACGCGATGCCCGACCGGGCCAGCGGCTTCTGCGTCTACAACGACGTGGCGGTGGCGATCCGGTGGCTCCTGGCGCAGGGGGCGCAGCGGGTCGCCTACGTCGACGTCGACGTGCACCACGGGGACGGCGTGGAGAAGGTCTTCTGGGACGACCCCCGGGTCCTCACCATCTCCCTGCACGAGACCGGGCAGATGCTCTTCCCGGGCACCGGCTTCCCGCACGACGTGGGTGGGCCCGGGGCCGAGGGCAGCGCGGTCAACGTGGCGCTGCCGCCCGGCACCTCCGACGCCGGCTGGCTGCGGGCCTTCCACGCCGTCGTACCCCCTCTGCTGCGGGAGTTCCGCCCCGACGTCCTGGTCACCCAGCACGGCTGCGACTCCCACACCGAGGACCCGCTCGCGCACCTGATGCTCAGCGTCGACGGCCAGCGCGCGTCCTACGCCGCCCTGCACGACCTCGCCCACGAGGTGGCCGGCGGCCGCTGGCTGGCCACCGGCGGCGGGGGGTACGCCGTGGTGGACGTCGTCCCCCGCGCGTGGACCCACCTGCTCGCGATCGTGGCGGGCACCCCGCTGGACCCGGCCACCGACGTGCCGCAGGCGTGGCGCGAGGAGGTCCGGGGCCGGCTGGGCCGGCCGGGGCCGCTGCTGATGACCGACGGGCGCACCCCGGTCTACCGCGACTGGGAGCAGGGCTACGACCCCGCCTCGTGGCTCGACCGCGCCATCCAGGCCACCCGCACGTCGGTGTTCCCGCTGCACGGGCTCGACCCCGTCCTGTGA
- the proC gene encoding pyrroline-5-carboxylate reductase: MTATTATTGPRAGGDGVVAILGVGVMGETLLSGLLRAGRPTAGLLVGEKRAERAEELRERYGVTVVDNREAAARADTVVVVVKPQDMGELLAEIAPDLRAGQLVVSLAAGITTAFIESHLPDGVAVVRVMPNTPALVDEGMAAISRGSHCDEEHLAVAESLLAATGRVVRVPEKQQDAVTAISGSGPAYLFFVVEAMIEAGVHLGLPRTTATELVVQTVVGSAKLLRETGEHPTVLREQVTSPGGTTAAAIRELEDHKVRAAFLTAMEAARDRSRSLSGDQQ, from the coding sequence ATGACTGCCACGACTGCCACGACTGGGCCACGGGCGGGAGGCGACGGCGTGGTCGCGATCCTCGGGGTCGGCGTGATGGGCGAGACGCTGCTGTCCGGTCTGCTGCGCGCCGGCCGGCCGACGGCCGGCCTCCTGGTCGGCGAGAAGCGCGCGGAGCGGGCCGAGGAGCTGCGCGAGCGCTACGGCGTGACCGTCGTGGACAACCGTGAGGCCGCGGCGCGGGCGGACACCGTCGTCGTCGTCGTCAAGCCCCAGGACATGGGCGAGCTGCTCGCCGAGATCGCCCCCGACCTGCGCGCCGGGCAGCTGGTGGTCTCGCTGGCCGCCGGCATCACCACGGCGTTCATCGAGTCCCACCTGCCCGACGGGGTCGCCGTCGTCCGCGTCATGCCCAACACCCCGGCGCTGGTCGACGAGGGCATGGCCGCGATCTCCCGCGGCTCCCACTGCGACGAGGAGCACCTCGCCGTCGCCGAGTCGCTGCTGGCCGCGACCGGCCGGGTGGTCCGCGTGCCCGAGAAGCAGCAGGACGCGGTCACCGCGATCAGCGGCTCCGGCCCGGCCTACCTGTTCTTCGTCGTGGAGGCGATGATCGAGGCCGGCGTCCACCTGGGCCTCCCGCGCACGACCGCCACCGAGCTGGTCGTCCAGACCGTGGTCGGCTCGGCCAAGCTGCTGCGCGAGACCGGCGAGCACCCGACCGTCCTGCGCGAGCAGGTGACCTCACCGGGCGGCACGACCGCCGCCGCGATCCGCGAGCTGGAGGACCACAAGGTCCGGGCCGCGTTCCTCACCGCGATGGAGGCCGCGCGCGACCGCTCCCGCTCGCTGTCGGGCGACCAGCAGTGA
- a CDS encoding proline dehydrogenase family protein: MDVLRRTLLGLARDARFKDALTTLPPTRAVVARFVPGESTREAVDVVAGLVAGGRLVSLDVLGEDTTDEALAERAVAAYVDLLEQLAARGLSTSAEVSVKLSAIGQALPDGERIARDHARRICRAARNAGTTVTLDMEDHTTTDSTLRVLRELRKDFPETGAVLQAYLRRTEADCRALAVEGSRVRLCKGAYDEPERVAFQGRLEVDRSYVRCLRVLMEGDGYPMVATHDPRLVAIAEALVRRTARPADSYEFQMLYGIRPDEQHRLTGEGHRVRVYVPYGQEWYGYLMRRLAERPANLGFFLRALASKK; encoded by the coding sequence GTGGACGTGCTGAGGCGCACGCTGCTGGGACTCGCGCGCGACGCGCGGTTCAAGGACGCCCTGACCACGCTGCCCCCGACCCGCGCGGTCGTCGCGAGGTTCGTGCCGGGGGAGTCGACCCGGGAGGCGGTCGACGTGGTCGCCGGGCTGGTCGCCGGTGGCCGCCTGGTCAGCCTCGACGTGCTGGGGGAGGACACCACCGACGAGGCGCTCGCCGAGCGCGCGGTCGCGGCGTACGTCGACCTCCTCGAGCAGCTCGCCGCCCGCGGCCTGTCGACCAGCGCGGAGGTGTCGGTCAAGCTCTCCGCGATCGGCCAGGCGCTGCCCGACGGGGAGCGCATCGCGCGCGACCACGCCCGCAGGATCTGCCGCGCGGCCCGCAACGCCGGCACCACGGTGACCCTCGACATGGAGGACCACACCACCACCGACTCGACGCTGCGGGTGCTCCGCGAGCTGCGCAAGGACTTCCCCGAGACCGGCGCCGTGCTGCAGGCCTACCTGCGCCGCACCGAGGCCGACTGCCGCGCCCTGGCGGTCGAGGGCTCCCGCGTCCGCCTCTGCAAAGGGGCGTACGACGAGCCCGAGCGCGTGGCGTTCCAGGGCCGCCTCGAGGTGGACCGGTCCTACGTCCGCTGCCTGCGGGTGCTGATGGAGGGCGACGGCTACCCGATGGTGGCCACCCACGACCCCCGCCTGGTCGCGATCGCCGAGGCGCTGGTCCGTCGTACGGCGAGGCCGGCGGACTCCTACGAGTTCCAGATGCTCTACGGCATCCGGCCCGACGAGCAGCACCGGCTGACCGGGGAGGGGCACCGCGTGCGGGTCTACGTCCCCTACGGTCAGGAGTGGTACGGCTACCTGATGCGGCGGCTGGCCGAGCGACCGGCCAACCTGGGGTTCTTCCTCCGGGCGCTGGCGTCGAAGAAGTGA
- a CDS encoding sugar phosphate isomerase/epimerase family protein: protein MSSVPPERQALVALSTASVYPETTATAFEMAKRLDFDAVEVMVGMDETSQDAAQVAHLSDYHDIPVCAVHAPCLLITQRVWGTEPWGKLRRSAEMAQQVGADVVVVHPPFRWQRDYARGFVEGIALLEEKTDLAFAVENMYPWRASSNRHMQVYAPHWDPAGYDYAHTTLDVSHASTAQVDSLELAQRLGDRLRHLHLTDGSGSAKDEHLIPGRGNQPVAALLEHLAERDFRGHLVLEVNTRRSGNRAAREADLMEALAFTRLNFASTVGLD, encoded by the coding sequence ATGTCGTCCGTCCCTCCGGAGCGCCAGGCGCTCGTCGCCCTGTCGACGGCGTCGGTCTACCCCGAGACCACCGCGACCGCCTTCGAGATGGCCAAGCGGCTGGACTTCGACGCCGTCGAGGTGATGGTCGGGATGGACGAGACCAGCCAGGACGCCGCCCAGGTCGCGCACCTGTCCGACTACCACGACATCCCGGTCTGCGCGGTGCACGCGCCGTGCCTGCTGATCACGCAGCGGGTCTGGGGCACCGAGCCGTGGGGCAAGCTGCGCCGCAGCGCCGAGATGGCCCAGCAGGTCGGGGCCGACGTCGTCGTCGTGCACCCGCCGTTCCGGTGGCAGCGCGACTACGCCCGCGGGTTCGTCGAGGGCATCGCCCTGCTGGAGGAGAAGACCGACCTCGCCTTCGCGGTCGAGAACATGTATCCCTGGCGTGCCTCGTCCAACCGGCACATGCAGGTCTACGCCCCGCACTGGGACCCCGCGGGCTACGACTACGCCCACACCACCCTCGACGTGTCCCACGCCTCGACCGCCCAGGTCGACTCCCTCGAGCTGGCCCAGCGGCTCGGCGACCGGCTGCGCCACCTCCACCTGACCGACGGCTCGGGCAGCGCCAAGGACGAGCACCTCATCCCCGGGCGCGGCAACCAGCCGGTCGCCGCCCTGCTCGAGCACCTCGCCGAGCGTGACTTCCGGGGGCACCTCGTCCTCGAGGTCAACACCCGGCGCTCGGGCAACCGCGCCGCCCGCGAGGCCGACCTGATGGAGGCGCTGGCCTTCACCCGGTTGAACTTCGCCTCCACCGTTGGGCTTGACTGA
- a CDS encoding Ppx/GppA phosphatase family protein, translating to MRLGVLDIGSNTGHLLVVDASGGAAPLPAYSFKEPLRLAEHLDDDGAITDEGIDALTEFVANALQVAEDKGCEEMLGFATSAVRDATNSDDVLKSVHKASDVELQVLPGDDEARLTFLAVRRWFGWSSGRLALFDIGGGSLEIAAGADEAPEVATSVPLGAGRLTRQWLSEDPPSAKTVRRLRAHVRAEIGREAGAVLRGGRPDHAVATSKTFRSLARICGAAPSGDGPLVRRVLPADVLREKLPALAEMDDEQRRELPGVSSGRSHQLLAGAMVADAVLDLFELDQLEICPWALREGVILERLDALSVLGR from the coding sequence GTGCGACTCGGAGTCCTCGACATCGGATCCAACACCGGTCACCTGCTGGTGGTGGACGCGTCGGGTGGTGCCGCCCCGCTGCCGGCGTACTCCTTCAAGGAGCCGCTGCGCCTGGCCGAGCACCTCGACGACGACGGCGCCATCACCGACGAGGGGATCGACGCCCTCACCGAGTTCGTGGCCAACGCGCTGCAGGTCGCCGAGGACAAGGGCTGTGAGGAGATGCTCGGCTTCGCGACCTCGGCGGTGCGCGACGCGACCAACTCCGACGACGTGCTGAAGAGCGTGCACAAGGCCTCCGACGTCGAGCTCCAGGTGCTGCCGGGCGACGACGAGGCGCGGCTGACCTTCCTCGCGGTGCGCCGGTGGTTCGGCTGGTCCTCGGGCCGGCTCGCGCTGTTCGACATCGGCGGCGGCTCGCTGGAGATCGCGGCGGGCGCCGACGAGGCGCCCGAGGTCGCGACGTCCGTGCCGCTCGGCGCCGGACGGCTCACGCGGCAGTGGCTGTCCGAGGACCCGCCGTCGGCCAAGACGGTCCGCAGGCTGCGCGCCCACGTGCGGGCCGAGATCGGTCGCGAGGCCGGCGCGGTGCTGCGAGGCGGCCGCCCCGACCACGCGGTCGCCACGTCCAAGACCTTCCGCTCCCTGGCCCGCATCTGCGGGGCGGCGCCGTCCGGCGACGGTCCGCTCGTGCGCCGGGTGCTCCCGGCCGACGTCCTGCGCGAGAAGCTGCCCGCCCTGGCCGAGATGGACGACGAGCAGCGGCGCGAGCTGCCCGGGGTCTCCTCCGGCCGCTCCCACCAGCTGCTGGCCGGTGCGATGGTGGCCGACGCCGTGCTCGACCTGTTCGAGCTGGACCAGCTGGAGATCTGCCCGTGGGCGCTGCGCGAGGGCGTGATCCTCGAACGACTCGACGCCCTCAGCGTCCTGGGTCGCTGA